The Treponema primitia ZAS-1 nucleotide sequence AGCTATTTTATAAAGGGCTTATAAGAGATGCGGAAGAACTGATAGGAAAATACAGGAACCAAAAATGGGAGGAGGAATAACATGGCCGGAAAATCAAAGAATGCTATTTTAGCAATGGAATCAATGATGTCCCCTGAATCTGTTCAGAGGACGCGAATAAAAGCTGAACAGGAAATATTGACCATTAAACTTGGTCAATTAAGGGAAAAGAGGGGGTTAAAACAAAATGAAATAAATAACTTTAGCCAGACATCAGTTTCCCGGCTGGAAAAACGAAAGGATATAAAAATATCAACATTGGTTGAATATTTAAATAGCCTAGGCATGGGATTGGAAATAAAAACATACCCAATAGACAAGAACAACAAATTAAAGGCACAGGTATTATTAAAAACATAAATATCTATGCTCGGCTTTCCCGCCCTGGTACTCACCTAAAGGGGAACGCCTTTTTTTGCGTTTTCCCTAGCCGTACGGCGCAGTTCGCCCCAGAAAAAGGGGACCATGTAAACTACGGCGATTTAGACCAACCGGTCCGGCGCAAGTGATCCAGCAGTCCGGCCAAAAATGATCCACCGGCTGCGATGTCAACCCGCCACGCGGATTATTTCCAGTTCTCGAAGGGCATTGGGGCTTTTTTCCAGGATTTGTAAAAGGCGACAGGAAGCGCCGGAGGGGGTGTTGACACCGCTTTCCCAGCTTTCCACGGTTTTTTGGCTAACCCCCATGCAGATCGCAAAAGACTTCAAGGTTAAGTTGCTCCGCAATCGGATCTGCCTGATAGCCTCCCGGTCATAGACATGGAGGGGTGCAATGGTGATATCCGGCGCCTCGGCCACCCGAACCCGCGCCTTGGTTTTGTCTCCCTGGGCGTAATCCAGCACGTCATTAAGGCCTTCCATAATGCTTTCATATTGTTTGCTCATTTCCCAATTCCTCCACAATCAGTTTCACCACTTTTTTAATCTTGTTTTTTTCGTCTTTGGTCAAATTGTCTTTCTCATTTTTTGGGAATAGATCAATCATACAGATGATTTGCGCGGTGGGCATGTCAATATAGAGAACCCGAACTCCACCGCTTTTTCCACCGCCCTCTAAATTCCAGCGGACTTTGCGCAGACCTCCGGTTCCTTCCATCATTTTGCCCAAGGCAGGATTTTCCAAGAGCGCGTCTTCCAGCTTGCGCAGATCCTCGGCAGTCAGACCTAGGGCGTCCCATTCCCGATCAAACTTTTTAGCGTAAACAAACATCCGGTTCAGACGATTTCCTCCTAAAAACCATACAAATAGCATAACCCTATTTGATAGGGTTTGTCAAGAGACAAAATAGAACTTCCTTCGTTGTTTCAGGGGAAGATAAATGATCCAGATCTCCGGGCGGGCTCGCATCTCGGAAATCCGGATCATTTATTCCCGTGTCCATGGATCACTTGGGCCGGATCGGTGGGTCATTTCGACCGTAGTTTACAGACCAGGAACGATAATTTCATAACAGCTCCTTTGTGGAGCTTAAGCCCAGGTTTTAGACACGGCTCTTTGGCCCGCTGCGTATATAAGGGAGTTATGATGAAAAACGCTTTACCCTGAGGATCGATTTTTTAAAATTCGTATGGGGTGATTCGTGGCGAGGGGTACATATGCGGCTGATTTACTCGGCCTAACTAGGAGAAGTAATACTGTGACCGGATCAAGAGACTCCAAGCCTGCGCAAGGTCCCCCCGACGCAGAACCGCTGTCAACCGGAAACGCCTCCCAATCCGTCAAGCCCCAGAGCCGAGGCGATTTGCTCATCACTCAGCCCCAAGTCCCGCAGTTTTTGGACCGCTTGCTGTTCCATTTGCCGCCGCTCCTGCTCCGCTTGCCGCCGCTCCTGCTCCAAAGCCCGAATTTTCCCGCCATATTCCAACTCAGCATCTTTATACCCGGCCCGCCTTGCGCTGACCATACCACTCTGGTAATCCAGTTGGTTCTTCAGTTCATGGTTAAGCCGCGCCCGCATTATCTCGTCCTGGCTTACCGTTAAAAGTTCCGTCGTTGCCATGGCTATCCCTTCCTCATGGTTTAGTATTTCGTTAATCAAATCCCGACGTGTTGGGTCCTGAATAAACCGAAAAAACACCGCCCACCGCTCAATCACCGTCATTTCAGGAACCGGTTTCGTCAGGAATTGTTCCGCTTTCGGTAATTCTACATCAATTATAGAGGTCAGACCGTTAAATGGCAAGTTGTGTTCCGAATCATAATAATTGACGGCGTTAACCGGTGGTTCATTGGCAATAACGGAAACGACAGTGACCGGCCGCTGTATGACAGCCGAGACGAGGAAGCGCAGGGCGCTGCGGGACTCAGCCGTCTCCCGGGTTAGAACAGCCTTAAAGACCGGGTCGCGGGTGATGTCCAGAGGGTCGTCTTCCGGCCTCAGCTGGATCCGTTTTTTCTCATAGAACTCTTCTGCGGGTTTGTCAAAATCATTGTTTTGCATGTAATTTATCTCCTTACAGGGAAGATGCCCTTGGGGAGAAATTTGCTTTAGTGGTTGGAGAAATTTTTCACTTTTTTTAACACAAGCGGCCCAATGGGTGAGGGCCAATAGAGGTCGGACGTTACTTTTCGGTAGTGGCTACAACACAGAGTACATATATGGTGTAGGGTAAAGGATGGTACACTAGGCAAATTCAGCGTCAGGTACACTTTTGCGCCATGTGGTATAGCAGATAGGGAGAATTTTAACCGCTAAGGACACGAAGGCGCAGAAGGGAAGAAAACCGGGCGCTGGCATTAAAAAACACCTTCAGGCTTACCCGTCATGGTACTCGCCTAAAGGCACGTCTATTGACAGCGGGGAAAGCATTGCTTCCCCGCATACACATTCCCCCTCCTGATGTCCGTGTGCTACCGCACACAGAAAGCAGGGGCGCAGCCACCAACCGCAGACGCACGGCTGACGTCGGCATAACCATAGGTGCCCACATCAAAGAAATAGGAGTTCGCCCCAGAAAAGGGTGAAGCCGTCCAATACCACCATACTGCATTAGAGCTGTGGTACTTTAACCTTTCTGCGTCGCTCGTATAGTATGCAAGGTGTACCTGATTTGCAAAGTTTTCATAGGACAAATAGAGTGCCGGACCAAACAGT carries:
- a CDS encoding XRE family transcriptional regulator, producing the protein MAGKSKNAILAMESMMSPESVQRTRIKAEQEILTIKLGQLREKRGLKQNEINNFSQTSVSRLEKRKDIKISTLVEYLNSLGMGLEIKTYPIDKNNKLKAQVLLKT
- a CDS encoding helix-turn-helix domain-containing protein; protein product: MSKQYESIMEGLNDVLDYAQGDKTKARVRVAEAPDITIAPLHVYDREAIRQIRLRSNLTLKSFAICMGVSQKTVESWESGVNTPSGASCRLLQILEKSPNALRELEIIRVAG
- a CDS encoding type II toxin-antitoxin system RelE/ParE family toxin yields the protein MLFVWFLGGNRLNRMFVYAKKFDREWDALGLTAEDLRKLEDALLENPALGKMMEGTGGLRKVRWNLEGGGKSGGVRVLYIDMPTAQIICMIDLFPKNEKDNLTKDEKNKIKKVVKLIVEELGNEQTI